The DNA region ACAGTCGCAAAGGGGGAGCTATGAAGCTATGAATAGGTAACAGAATTTACAGAAATCAGCAGCTGTATTCCTCCTACTTACATGGAAAACATGCTAACATAGCTGTAAATATACTGTCTCGATGTCATTACATCTCTGTGCTTTTCATCTTCCCAGCCACCACATAGAGAAGAGGAAGTGTAACACAGCCACCTGCGTCACCCAAAGGCTTGCAGACTTTTTGGTCCGCTCCAGTAACACTATTGGTACTGTCTATGCACCAACCAATGTGGGATCTGCCACTTATGGCAAAAGGGACCTACTGCAGCCTCCCAGCTATCTGTCTTTCTAGTACCGACTGTAGAAACTCCACCAGCACTCCCAGTGCTCTGATGATGTAACCAGTCATTTTATGTAACAATGATTTTGAGGATGACATTAATA from Xiphias gladius isolate SHS-SW01 ecotype Sanya breed wild chromosome 2, ASM1685928v1, whole genome shotgun sequence includes:
- the LOC120803924 gene encoding calcitonin gene-related peptide 1, producing the protein MYHLRGPVLLLMLLVLLRCATTAPSHRYFSRSSSVEKERAVSDSEGWLAPGLISNPFLSLMGTQSQRGSYEAMNSHHIEKRKCNTATCVTQRLADFLVRSSNTIGTVYAPTNVGSATYGKRDLLQPPSYLSF